The genomic DNA GCTGATCTTCCTACAAGGCACTCTTTAGAATTTCGCATTTTGAATCAAGACACAAGTAACCctttgttgattttggtttgttCTCATAAAAAAGCAGAGCGACTTCTGATTAGGGCATAAAGCTGTTTAAGACTTCTATTGTTTTGTTAGAACACTGCCCAGTGATGGTGACTCGTTTCAAGCTGCTCTTTTTATCTGCTCACGGTGGCTAATGATTTGGGATATCAAACATGATCAAGGCTTCATGTACAGGGTAAACAGCAAGTCTTTCACATTGCAAAACCCAGGCAACATGCTTATGATAGAAAACACAGAAAAGTCATAAGCAAAAAGTTATGTCAAAGAACACAACCTCGCAATTTTTTGATCAATATGGTAGCTCAATCAAATGGTTCATCTGAATAAAAACCGATATAATCAAATGGGCATTTCAAACCATATACAAGGACGTAACACACCAAAGAAACAGGGAGCCAGAAGCTGGGAACGAAAAACGGGCATGGAGTAATGTTAAGCTACAAAAGAATAATCTCCTAAGCTATCTAAAACCTATAGACACGTGATATCTAATGACACGAGAGAGAAACATACAAAAGATCAACATATAAACATTGTGGACGGAGATGTAAATGAATGTTGGTTTTAGCAGCGCTAGTTGTGGTTCTCACCAGGCGCAAATGAAAAGGGCCAGGCAAATCTTTTGACTACCTTAGCCATGTATTTTCCCTGGTGCTCCACAAAAGCTAGCTCTATTTCGCTTGGCTCTCTTGTGCCATCCCCAGAAAGGACTTCTGCGCCACATGGAGATCCTCCTCTAATGGAATCCATTCTGAACATTCCAGCACCAAAGGTGTGACCAATAGGGACAAAGACCATCCCATGATGGACTAACTGAGTGATTACTGTCAAGCtgcaaaatgaagaaaaaaaaaatcaatttgatgataATCATAAATTTCACACTGCAAAAAGAGGTTAGTTTTCCTAAAATAAGTGCACATCGTTTATCCTGACTGCATGTCCTCTTTCAATGTCATTAGAACTGAAGCAGGAAACTCGGAAGTGCAAAATCCCAATCAGGGACTTGACATTAAGTTGTCAGGCCGACATTTTACGCCATCTGATCACTAGGGTACTTCCAAGGCACTAATAAATGCAAAAACAGTTCCATAGCAAGACATTCTTGTTGCATCTGTTCACTGCTACACCTGTCAAGCTCACAATCTAAGACTTATGAAAAATCCCTtcattgttgataaaaaaatgttgattgATGTTTGGGAAAGCTGATCAAACTTTAACTATCCATCTCCCCACCAAACAAGCTATAAATCGAAAAAAAGCCTTCATTTGAGCCGCCATGGAACCAAACCTTGTAGGAAATCAAAGCAAGAACCCATCAGCGTTAACCAACTCATCAACTTTCACCAAAGGCACCTCATTTCTTTTCTGGGGCACCTTCATTTTCCCTGAAGTCCTATTTGGCAACGTCTCTGGGATCCTATGCAAAACTCCTTCAACCTCAGGAGTGGAATCCACTCCTTTCTTTATTCTTCTTGCCATTAACTCCAC from Populus trichocarpa isolate Nisqually-1 unplaced genomic scaffold, P.trichocarpa_v4.1 scaffold_502, whole genome shotgun sequence includes the following:
- the LOC18102134 gene encoding probable NAD(P)H dehydrogenase (quinone) FQR1-like 2, encoding MARRIKKGVDSTPEVEGVLHRIPETLPNRTSGKMKVPQKRNEVPLVKVDELVNADGCSSEQMQQECLAMELFLHLLVPWKYPSDQMALTVITQLVHHGMVFVPIGHTFGAGMFRMDSIRGGSPCGAEVLSGDGTREPSEIELAFVEHQGKYMAKVVKRFAWPFSFAPGENHN